CTTCCATTTACTTTGACAATTTTGGCAAATAGGCATAACCATTTCCCCCTTTTTAGAGAATACGATTCAATAAACTAAAAGGTTTCACAAAACAGAAACATAAAGGAATTTAAATTAAAAATTCAGAAAATAAAAATAGACACAAAAGGAAGACTGAATTATACTTAACTAAAGCGGAAGCGCCTTGGTTATCGGCGTACGAATGTTGCAGATTTCGACTGAGATAAAGGAAACACGGCGAGGAAGTCCACGAGCCGATGTTGACTTATCGTAGGGAGAAAACGGAGACATTCGCTAGACGATAGGCGCTGGAGCTAGATGTACAAAAGCGGAAGCGCCTCGATCATCGCCGTACGGATTTCTCAAGTTTCGACTGAAATAAAAGAAACGAGAGCAAGGTCCTTCTTGAGCTGATGTTGACTTATCAGAGGGAGTAAACGGAAAAATTCGCTAGACGACAGGCGCTTGAGGCTTGCCGTGGTCAACATTTTTAAAGGGTGATCCACAGTTCTATATTTTAAAGTTTTCTAAACAACAAGTGAATATTCCTTTTTTAAACAGGTGCTATATTTTACTATAGCTTAAAAGGGAAGTTCGGTGTAAATCCGACACGGTTCCCGCCACTGTAATTCTGAGCGACCTGCTATTTGTCACTGTTTCAAAATGAAATGGGAAGACGCTGGAAACGATGAAGTTAAGTCAGGAGACCTGCCTGTTTAATAAGCGCAATAATTCCTACGGGTAATAGGGAGGTGTCTGTGAAGAATTCATATAGAAGAAGTCTATTCTTTTTTCTATACGATGATGTTTGAAAGAAACTATTCTGAGCATTCGGCCCTTGGTCCGAATGCTCTTTTTTTATCGTTCAATTTCTCATAAAAGAGAAGGGGTGGGGGAAGTGAAGATTGTTTCTGATCCAGAGGAAGTATTCCGACACTTAAAATATAACCATTTCCATCCAGATTTAAATAGATTTCGAGAAGCACATCATCAACAGCAAACATTAACACAAGTAATGGAGACGGAACAGGCATTTATGGCTTTAGCTATCGTGGATTCGCAAATCATTGGTTATACAATCATACTTTCACCAGAGGAAGAGGAGAGATGGATTAAATTAGATTTTCTGAAAGTACTAGGGGTCATTGAAGTGGCTCCCACTTTTCGAAACCGAAGCATTGCCAAAAAATTATTGCATTCTATCTTCACCCAACAGGAGTTGGAACATTATATTATTATTTCTCTAGAATATTGCTGGCATTGGGATTTAAAACTCACCAATGGCGATCCTTATTTGTACAGAAATATGTTAAGAAAGGTGCTTGAGTCTGCTCGATTTGTAGAATACAAAACAAATGACCCTGATATTAAGGCTTCTGAAGTCAATTTTCTCATGGCAAGAATAGGAAAGGCTATAACAAGCGAACAAGTTTCGCAATTTATCCGTCTAGCAAAATATAATAAGTAAAAGGAGAGAGAATCATGCAAGAAAAGAAGATCAATCATTATATTAATAGTCTAGGTGCTGTTTTCGTCATTTATTCTTCCAAGGAAAAGGTCATAGAAAAATATATGGAGTTAAAAGCAGCTATCTCCGAACTTGAAGAAAACAAAAAA
The sequence above is a segment of the Oikeobacillus pervagus genome. Coding sequences within it:
- a CDS encoding GNAT family N-acetyltransferase: MKIVSDPEEVFRHLKYNHFHPDLNRFREAHHQQQTLTQVMETEQAFMALAIVDSQIIGYTIILSPEEEERWIKLDFLKVLGVIEVAPTFRNRSIAKKLLHSIFTQQELEHYIIISLEYCWHWDLKLTNGDPYLYRNMLRKVLESARFVEYKTNDPDIKASEVNFLMARIGKAITSEQVSQFIRLAKYNK